The proteins below are encoded in one region of Parus major isolate Abel chromosome 7, Parus_major1.1, whole genome shotgun sequence:
- the MARCO gene encoding macrophage receptor MARCO, whose translation MKFKDKYGEDGNSSDMNSFSLSEKIGFVSPATTTFQISEPRSQKQASTCCVRTALSIYLLLLTAGQGLLMYKVFKMQGEILKLQEQNASYIEEIQESLFGQTPALLKSSAGKDFFMRHEESWRRSLEEEITIIKSNNANLMMRMKNITVIAGPPGRKGDPGLPGLQGPPGTKGDQGVHGPKGEKGSKGTPGPAGPSGSPGVKGEKGELGLAGPQGQKGDMGMKGDPGSQGPVGPKGQNGLPGLPGLNGSPGNPGPPGPKGEAGATGPHGPPGSPGLEGRPGQKGEKGEQGPKGSPGAQGIAGPKGEQGGQGIAGPPGQKGAKGDQGLPGAPGPAGQKGAKGDYGTRGLKGEPGLKGAKGDIGLTGFMGMKGSKGEKGEVGMGNFVRIVGGDRRGRVEIFHKGTWGTICDDGWTTREAGVVCRMLGFNRAVTSFTAPPGTGQIWLDDVSCKGSEITIMDCSKRDWGSHNCNHNEDAGVECI comes from the exons ATgaaatttaaagacaaatatGGGGAAGATGGAAATTCAAGTGATATGAActctttcagtctttcagaaaaGATTGGGTTTGTCTCACCTGCTACTACAACCTTTCAGATAAGTG AGCCTCGGAGCCAGAAACAGGCATCCACGTGTTGTGTTCGGACAGCCCTCAGCATctacctgctgctgctgacgGCCGGCCAGGGACTGCTGATGTACAAAG tATTTAAGATGCAGGGAGAGATACTGAAACTTCAAGAGCAAAATGCCTCCTATATAGAAGAGATTCAGGAGAGCCTCTTTGGCCAAACACCGGCCTTGTTGaaaagctctgctgggaaggacTTTTTCATGAGACATGAAGaaagctggaggagaagctTAGAAGAGGAAATCACCATCATTAAAAGCAACAATGCAAACctgatgatgaggatgaagaaCATCACCGTGATTGCAG ggCCTCCTGGACGCAAAGGAGATCCTGGTCTACCAG GGTTACAGGGACCACCAGGGACAAAGGGAGACCAAG GTGTACATGGACCCAAGGGTGAGAAGGGGAGCAAAGGaactcctggtcctgctggcccaAGTGGTAGTCCAGgagtgaaaggagaaaaaggagagctGGGGCTCGCAG GACCCCAAGGACAGAAAGGGGACATGGGCATGAAGGGAGACCCCGGGAGCCAGGGACCCGTGGGTCCTAAGGGACAGAATGGACTCCCAGGACTGCCAGGTCTCAATG GTAGCCCGGGGAATCCTGGACCTCCTGGGCCAAAAGGAGAGGCAG GTGCAACTGGACCACATGGACCTCCTGGAAGCCCTGGCCTTGAAGGCAGACCTGGTCAGaaaggggagaagggggagcAGGGCCCCAAAGGTAGCCCAG GAGCACAGGGCATTGCTGGACCCAAGGGTGAACAGGGAGGACAAGGAATAGCAG GACCTCCAGGGCAAAAGGGAGCAAAGGGAGACCAGGGCCTACCAG GTGCCCCAGGCCCAGCTGGTCAAAAAGGAGCCAAGGGGGATTATGGCACTCGGGGTCTGAAAGGAGAGCCAGGACTAAAAGGAGCCAAGGGAGACATTGGATTAACTG GTTTCATGGGAATGAAAGGGAGCAAAGGTGAAAAAGGAGAAG TTGGCATGGGTAATTTTGTACGAATCGTGGGAGGAGACAGGAGGGGCCGAGTGGAAATCTTCCACAAGGGGACCTGGGGAACAATATGTGATGATGGTTGGACCACCCGAGAGGCCGGCGTCGTCTGCCGAATGCTGGGATTCAACCGCGCCGTCACGTCCTTCACAGCACCACCAG GTACCGGGCAAATTTGGCTTGACGACGTAAGTTGCAAGGGGAGTGAAATTACAATTATGGATTGTAGCAAGCGCGACTGGGGTTCACATAACTGCAACCACAATGAGGATGCTGGGGTGGAGTGTATTTGA